The Alkalihalobacillus sp. TS-13 genomic interval AGCTTCGACGTTCACTATAGGACGTACTTGTACAGGATGTACTGACTTCGACGTTCACCATAGGACGTGGTGGTATTTAGTCGAAGTTCATTATTATAGTCGAGGATCCTTAACTTTTGTCCGTTCGGAGCCTCGCCTGGCTCACTGTTCCCGCAGGAGTGTCGCCGAATTCGCATCAAATCAAATTCAATAAAACTAAAATAATTGAAAGGGAGGATAAGAGTGAAGCGTCCTGCCATTCTCTCCATTTTCATTACCTCCCTGATTTTGATCGGCGGTGTTACTGGAGGTTACTTCTTACATGATCATTATAGTAGTGTTAAAGTCCTGGCTACCTCATCGCTTGGACACGAAAACAGCGAACATGAAAAGGTAGAGAGCCCTAAAGAGAAAGACTTGAAGACAATCATCCACGAGAGTCAAAAAAGCGTTGTCCAACTTGAAGTCACTCATGATGATAGTGAAAGCGTGGGATCAGGGTTCCTTTATAACGAATACGGGGATGTTGTCACAAACGCCCATGTGGTCAAAGGTGGAAAGAGAATCATGGTCCGTACAGCAAATGCTCAGCAATACGAAGGGCAATTGATTGGTATCGGCGAATCAACTGATATCGCTGTCGTCCGGGTTCCAGAGCTTGCAGGGGAACAGTTCCTTGAAATCGCAACAGACTTTGAAGCCGAGATTGGTGATGAAGTAGTAGCTTTGGGAAGCCCCCTTGGGTTACAGAACACCGTGACCACTGGTATCATCAGCGGTCTGAACCGGGAATTCAAGATTGATGGCTATACGTATTCGAATGTCTATCAAATTTCTGCACCTATCGCCAAAGGGAACAGCGGCGGTCCTCTGATTGATAAACAAACAGGATTGGTCCTAGCACTTAACTCAGCTGGTACAGAAGAAGGGTCAATCGGGTTCAGCATTCCTCTATCAGATGTGCATAAGAAAATTTCAGCCTGGTCCGAAGATCCTGTTGAATATACATTTGGATCAGATGATAACACCGAACTCCCTTCTTCTGAAATGATAATAGATGCAGACCAGAGTAAATACCTGGTCAACTATTTCTTCGACAGTCTAGCAATTAGAGATTATGTTACAGCGTATTCCCTGCTCGGCAGCAAATGGCAGACGGGCACTCCTTATAAAAAGTTCCGGGGAGGATATATCCATACCATAGACATCACCAAAAACAAAATTAGCAGTGAGCCAGTTGAGGATGGGAATAAATATAAGGTAACGATTATTATAGAATCCCTCGAGCGTATGAAAGACAAAAGTACAAGAACCGTTTTATATAAATGCAATTACGAGGTTGGCCTTGAAAATAACCAGCCAAAAATTTTGAGTGGAAAAGCTGAAGAAATTGAATAGGGAATCTTGATGAATGGTGCATCATTTCTTCAGAGGAGGATGCATCATTTTTCTGTTTTTTCTTCTTGGCTGTTTTCGCATAGATTGTTGGTTTTGGAAATATACTCGCTTTCCGCGGGCAATCTGCAAGCCTCCTCACTTGCACAGGATGTGCTGGCTTCGACGTTCACCACAGGACGTGATGGGTCTTAGTCGAAGATCATATTAAAAAGTGCGGGGTCTCGCTTAGCTTGCTTTTCCCGCTGGAGTCTCGCATATTTCCACTGCCAAAAGGTTTCAGCATCTTTCTTTAGAACATTCCATTAGCAACAAACTTTTAGAAACAGCCTTCTTAGACCGCTCCCCTTTCATGAGTGATTTATCTTTTCTATAAGTCTTGCTATACTTTAAAACATAATGCGGGAGATAAAAGGAGCAGAAAAATGATTACCCTCTTGATCGACATGGATTCAGTGATCTGCGATTTGATGAGCGAATGGCATCGCCGATATAACGAAGAATATGACGATAACCTTAGTGCAGAAGATCTTGACTGCTGGCAAAGTGAAAAATATGTCAAAACGGAGTGCGGCACTAAAATCTATGATTTTTTAGATGAGTCGGGTCTGTTTATCCGGCTGGAGCCATTGCCGAATGCAATAGAAGTTTTGAGGAGGCTTTCTGAACGCCATGACATCCTCATTGTTACAAGCAGCCGCACCTATGCATACACCGAAAAGGAAAAATGGGTTGAAAAGCATCTTCCATTCATAGGGGCTCGAAACCTGATTTTCACACACCGTAAGGATATGGTCCGAGGAGATATCCTTTTTGACGATGCACCGCACAATTTGATCGCTTTCGAAGAGTCTGGCCGAAAAGCAGTCGCAATGGATTATAGATACAATCGAAATGTAGATGTTGAACGGGTCCAAAATTGGCTTGAATTTGAGCAATGGGTTGAAAAATATGAAATGGGTGAACAATCGTGAAAAAAACGGATATACTCATCATCGGCGGTGGTCCGGCAGGCATATCTGCGGCAATCTGGTGTCAACGCCTTGGCTTAAATTATCTACTAATTGAAGAACAGACAGAATTAGGTGGACAATTGACGGATATCTATAACCGTATCGTGGACTACCCTGGATATATATATGAAAATGGACAGACTCTTAAACAGTATTTGACCAAACATATCGATGAAGTGTATGCCCGTTATCATGTAAACATGAAAATCCATCACCTTGACCATACCAATCGAATCGCTTCACTTATACAAAATGAAAAAGAATTGAAAATCAATTATCACTATTTGATTCTTGCAACCGGGACCTCAGTAAGACGACTCGACATTCCAGGTGAGCAGGAAATGATCGATCGTGGTGAAATATATTCTGCCACAAAGGACCGTTATCGTTTTGAAGGGAAAAAAGTGGTTGTAGTCGGGGGTGGCGATCGAGCATTCGAAGGTGCCCTGTTATTGGCAGAAAGCGGTGCAAACGTTTATTTGGTCCATCGTTCCAAAGAATTCCGGGCACGTGAAGAATTCAGGAAACCTGTGACGGATCACTCTAAAATCACCATTTTATGTGACACAGTCGTCAAAAACATTCAACATGCGGAAAACGGGATCGTCGGAGTCGATTTACGTAACTGCCTGACCAACTCAGTTACTCAATTGTCGGTTGAAGGTGTCTTCATCCGGATTGGTGTCCAGCCGAACATCCGTTACGTAAAAGAATACATCAGCCTGGATGAAGGGAAGTATGTACAGGTTGATTCTTGTCAACGGACAAGTGACCCGTACATCTACGCAATCGGTGATGTATGTACACACCCTGTATTTTCGAGTATATCCAATGCAACTGCACAAGGTATGATCGCCGCAAAGCATCTTTCTCTGAAGCTGTTTTGATGGAATGACAGAACGGTATACAACGCATATTTTCATTATTGTGAGGGCTGTCTTTGAGTGCAAAAACACTTACCGGACAGCCCCTACCCTCCTCTTAGAACGGTCTGAC includes:
- a CDS encoding 5'(3')-deoxyribonucleotidase; translated protein: MITLLIDMDSVICDLMSEWHRRYNEEYDDNLSAEDLDCWQSEKYVKTECGTKIYDFLDESGLFIRLEPLPNAIEVLRRLSERHDILIVTSSRTYAYTEKEKWVEKHLPFIGARNLIFTHRKDMVRGDILFDDAPHNLIAFEESGRKAVAMDYRYNRNVDVERVQNWLEFEQWVEKYEMGEQS
- a CDS encoding S1C family serine protease, with translation MKRPAILSIFITSLILIGGVTGGYFLHDHYSSVKVLATSSLGHENSEHEKVESPKEKDLKTIIHESQKSVVQLEVTHDDSESVGSGFLYNEYGDVVTNAHVVKGGKRIMVRTANAQQYEGQLIGIGESTDIAVVRVPELAGEQFLEIATDFEAEIGDEVVALGSPLGLQNTVTTGIISGLNREFKIDGYTYSNVYQISAPIAKGNSGGPLIDKQTGLVLALNSAGTEEGSIGFSIPLSDVHKKISAWSEDPVEYTFGSDDNTELPSSEMIIDADQSKYLVNYFFDSLAIRDYVTAYSLLGSKWQTGTPYKKFRGGYIHTIDITKNKISSEPVEDGNKYKVTIIIESLERMKDKSTRTVLYKCNYEVGLENNQPKILSGKAEEIE
- a CDS encoding NAD(P)/FAD-dependent oxidoreductase; translated protein: MKKTDILIIGGGPAGISAAIWCQRLGLNYLLIEEQTELGGQLTDIYNRIVDYPGYIYENGQTLKQYLTKHIDEVYARYHVNMKIHHLDHTNRIASLIQNEKELKINYHYLILATGTSVRRLDIPGEQEMIDRGEIYSATKDRYRFEGKKVVVVGGGDRAFEGALLLAESGANVYLVHRSKEFRAREEFRKPVTDHSKITILCDTVVKNIQHAENGIVGVDLRNCLTNSVTQLSVEGVFIRIGVQPNIRYVKEYISLDEGKYVQVDSCQRTSDPYIYAIGDVCTHPVFSSISNATAQGMIAAKHLSLKLF